A single window of Eucalyptus grandis isolate ANBG69807.140 chromosome 1, ASM1654582v1, whole genome shotgun sequence DNA harbors:
- the LOC104455675 gene encoding probable glycosyltransferase At5g03795, giving the protein MGTSTASSPTASPLPRSSSSLPVLYLVVPVVLISAGLFALAGSRVELASPWKLRVTFESPWPSSYSEENQAAFAPASAPENEPPMEQPEPDETVAVEEPVRAVKRYSRFERLEASLSRARSAIREAALVRNLTSVHADADYIPQGPIYRNANAFHRSYLEMEKLFKIYVYQEGEPPMFHDGPCKSIYSTEGRFIHEMERGHNMYRTTGPDEALVYFLPFSVVMLVHYLYEPGSHETHAIGRAVIDYIDVIAAKHPFWNRSLGADHFMLSCHDWGPRTSSYVPNLFSKSIRVLCNANTSEGFDPFKDASLPEINLKTGEIFGLLGGPSPSRRGTLAFFAGHLHGHIRYLLLQEWKDKEDPDVRVYDKLPRGVSYESMLRQSRYCLCPSGYEVASPRIVEAIYAECVPVLISDGYVPPFSDVLNWKAFSVQVQVKDIPNIKKILMAISPSQYLRMQRRVKQVQRHFVANGPPRRYDVFHMTVHSIWLRRLNIRITDSA; this is encoded by the exons ATGGGCACCTCGACGGCCTCCTCGCCCACCGCGTCTCCGTTGCCCCGGTCATCCAGTTCACTTCCGGTTCTCTATCTCGTTGTGCCGGTCGTGCTGATCTCGGCCGGCCTGTTCGCTCTGGCTGGTTCTCGGGTCGAGCTCGCCTCACCGTGGAAGCTGAGAGTGACTTTCGAATCTCCATGGCCTTCGAGTTATTCGGAAGAAAACCAAGCAGCTTTTGCCCCAGCAAGT GCGCCTGAGAATGAGCCGCCGATGGAGCAACCGGAACCAGATGAAACGGTCGCCGTCGAGGAGCCTGTGAGGGCTGTCAAAAGATATAGCAG GTTTGAGAGGCTAGAGGCCAGCCTGTCCCGGGCACGGTCCGCCATCAGGGAAGCCGCTCTGGTCCGGAACCTGACGTCGGTCCATGCCGACGCTGACTACATCCCCCAAGGACCGATTTACAGGAACGCCAACGCCTTCCACAG GAGTTATCTGGAGATGGAGAAGCTGTTCAAGATATATGTGTACCAGGAAGGGGAACCGCCCATGTTCCATGATGGGCCGTGCAAGAGCATCTACTCCACGGAGGGAAGGTTCATCCATGAGATGGAGAGAGGCCACAACATGTACCGGACCACGGGCCCGGACGAGGCCCTCGTCTACTTCCTCCCCTTCAGCGTGGTCATGCTGGTCCACTATCTCTACGAGCCCGGGTCCCACGAGACACACGCCATCGGGCGGGCCGTAATCGACTACATCGACGTCATCGCCGCCAAGCATCCGTTCTGGAACCGGAGCCTTGGGGCCGACCACTTCATGCTCTCTTGCCACGACTGG GGGCCGCGCACATCTTCCTACGTGCCCAACCTCTTCAGCAAGTCCATTAGGGTCCTGTGCAACGCCAACACCTCGGAAGGGTTCGACCCTTTTAAGGACGCGTCGCTCCCGGAGATCAACCTCAAGACGGGGGAGATCTTCGGCCTCCTGGGCGGCCCCTCCCCTTCCCGCCGTGGCACCCTGGCCTTCTTCGCAGGCCACCTGCACGGCCACATCAGGTACTTGCTGCTGCAGGAGTGGAAGGACAAGGAGGACCCGGACGTGCGAGTGTACGACAAGCTCCCGCGCGGGGTCAGCTACGAGTCGATGCTGAGGCAGAGCAGGTATTGCCTGTGCCCGAGCGGGTACGAGGTGGCGAGCCCCAGGATCGTGGAGGCCATATACGCTGAGTGCGTGCCGGTGCTGATCTCCGATGGCTACGTGCCACCGTTCAGCGATGTCCTGAACTGGAAGGCCTTCTCTGTGCAAGTCCAGGTGAAGGACATTCCCAACATCAAGAAGATACTCATGGCCATTTCGCCGTCTCAGTACCTGAGGATGCAGAGGAGAGTGAAGCAAGTGCAGCGGCATTTCGTGGCCAACGGACCGCCGAGACGATACGACGTCTTCCACATGACCGTGCACTCCATCTGGCTCCGCCGCCTGAATATCCGGATCACCGACTCGGCTTAA